The DNA region AGGTAGCCACCGTAAGCCTGTCGTGGGGCGGTGCTGGTGATACAGATTTACTCTGGAGATATAACTTAGGAAAAAAGAGATTGCAAGAGTGGTTTGGTTTAGAAGTTGTAGAAATGCCAAACACTTTAAAAGGATCTGACTATCTATACCATCATCCAGAAAAACGTGCAGAAGATTTAATGGCAGCCTTTTCTGACACATCTATAAAAGCGATTTTCTCTTGTATAGGTGGTAATGAAAGTGTACGAATGTTGTCATATATTGATTTTAATATCATAAAAAGTAATCCTAAAATATTTATAGGTTACTCTGATGCAACTATAACACACTTTATGTGTCTTAAAGCTAATTTGTCAAGTTTCTATGGTGCATCTATTCTTGCGGAATTGGCAGAAAATATTAAAGTGTTTGACTATACTTCTAGCTGGTTAGAAAAAGTTCTATTTGATACTTCTCCAATTGGGTTAATACCAGTAACTACAGAATGGACTGGAGAAAGAATAGAATGGAGTGAAAGTAACGCCAATGTTGCAAAAACTATGGTGAAAAATCAAGGGTATGAGTTTTTGCAAGGCAAGGGTGTGACTCAAGGCCATTTAATTGGTGGATGTATTGAAG from Clostridium pasteurianum BC1 includes:
- a CDS encoding S66 family peptidase codes for the protein MLKLVKAQGLNRGDKVATVSLSWGGAGDTDLLWRYNLGKKRLQEWFGLEVVEMPNTLKGSDYLYHHPEKRAEDLMAAFSDTSIKAIFSCIGGNESVRMLSYIDFNIIKSNPKIFIGYSDATITHFMCLKANLSSFYGASILAELAENIKVFDYTSSWLEKVLFDTSPIGLIPVTTEWTGERIEWSESNANVAKTMVKNQGYEFLQGKGVTQGHLIGGCIEVMEMIKGTSLWPSNDIFEDAILFFETSEDMPGSIYIEYWLRNYGSQGILQKAKAIIFGKPYQEKYYNEYKNSILKILLELGLYHLPIVYNMSFGHNEPMICLPYGAMAEIDCDRRTFSILESGVV